The proteins below come from a single Candidatus Poribacteria bacterium genomic window:
- a CDS encoding family 10 glycosylhydrolase, with protein MFLTRVVSQNLSCAIIGIFRSQLRETTNRRCCVPIVFFACAFLWSTNWFNFAAAQPAKIAIVLPASGDVQYARTVSKRFNQMLNSIGFTAAVLEEASLSQAQLKPRRLVILPLNTVVTAQTAKLLKGFVAGGGKLFVTYSLADAVAPLLGLRQTGWLKEEAPGQFSTVRLNTSEIPDMPASIRQASWNITVAEPTTPRTKIIGYWHNAMAESTSLPALFVGEAGVFFSHIFLPDDIQTKTQLLAALLGHLIPEFRDTLAKRAIEAITNIGHTEGLEALRAFAQQNGISEAEQALKTGELMMARARTEYEHKVYNAAITTARASREAFSKAYFLSHVSVETEGRAVWNHSGLGAYPGDWDRSAKELTAAGVNMILPNMALAGVAHYPSKVLPQSKTFAQYGDQLAQCIAAARKHNLEVHVWKITWNLEGAPEEFIKKMRESGRTQVSATGKPINWLCPSHPENVLLELESMLEIVANYDVDGIHLDYIRYPGSHACYCQECRKRFVLATRLRIDEWPAAVLPKTGIYSDKYVEWRTQQITRLVRLLHKRGREANPNLKISTAVFGGYPACVTSIGQDWIAWAKAGYVDFVCPMNYTEDTNYFTELLTNQLTLMPKEVAVYPGIGATASNSLLTPDAVVEQIYLSRSLGASGWTIFDYSVDISGTVLPALGMGVAKSKAKPSHASSRLNQDFQD; from the coding sequence ATGTTTTTAACTCGTGTTGTAAGCCAAAACCTATCGTGTGCCATCATAGGGATCTTCCGATCGCAGCTCCGTGAAACTACCAATAGAAGGTGTTGTGTTCCAATAGTCTTTTTCGCGTGTGCGTTTCTCTGGAGTACCAATTGGTTCAACTTCGCTGCTGCGCAACCGGCAAAGATTGCGATTGTTTTACCAGCATCAGGTGATGTTCAATACGCTCGTACTGTCAGCAAGCGGTTCAATCAGATGCTTAACAGCATCGGGTTTACTGCCGCTGTGCTTGAGGAAGCCTCGCTTTCCCAAGCGCAGCTCAAACCTCGCCGATTGGTTATTCTTCCCTTAAACACTGTTGTTACAGCACAGACCGCGAAGTTATTAAAAGGTTTCGTCGCGGGTGGCGGCAAACTTTTCGTAACTTATAGTTTAGCGGATGCGGTAGCACCGCTCCTCGGTTTGCGTCAAACGGGTTGGCTGAAAGAAGAGGCACCGGGGCAGTTTTCCACAGTTCGTCTCAATACCTCTGAAATACCTGATATGCCTGCATCTATCAGACAGGCATCGTGGAACATTACGGTGGCAGAGCCAACAACACCACGGACGAAGATTATTGGGTATTGGCATAATGCCATGGCGGAGTCGACCAGTTTGCCAGCTCTCTTTGTAGGTGAGGCAGGGGTGTTCTTCAGCCACATTTTTCTCCCAGACGACATTCAGACCAAGACGCAGTTGCTTGCTGCGCTTCTGGGGCATCTCATTCCAGAATTTCGGGACACACTCGCCAAGCGGGCAATAGAGGCAATAACGAACATTGGACATACAGAAGGGCTTGAAGCGTTAAGGGCATTTGCCCAGCAAAATGGCATCTCGGAAGCGGAACAGGCTTTGAAAACAGGTGAACTTATGATGGCGAGAGCGCGCACTGAATATGAGCACAAGGTTTACAATGCAGCAATAACCACAGCCCGCGCAAGCCGTGAGGCGTTCTCAAAAGCCTATTTCTTGTCGCATGTAAGTGTTGAAACAGAGGGACGCGCCGTATGGAATCATTCTGGACTGGGCGCGTATCCGGGTGATTGGGACCGGTCTGCTAAGGAATTAACCGCAGCAGGCGTGAACATGATTCTTCCAAACATGGCATTGGCAGGCGTAGCACATTATCCGAGTAAAGTCTTACCGCAGAGCAAAACTTTTGCGCAATACGGGGATCAGTTGGCACAATGCATCGCGGCGGCACGTAAGCACAATTTAGAGGTCCACGTGTGGAAGATTACGTGGAATTTGGAAGGCGCGCCGGAAGAATTTATAAAAAAGATGCGAGAATCGGGACGGACCCAAGTCTCAGCGACTGGAAAACCGATCAACTGGCTTTGCCCTTCACATCCAGAAAACGTTCTTTTGGAATTGGAGAGCATGTTGGAGATTGTAGCGAATTACGATGTTGATGGTATCCATTTGGATTATATTCGTTATCCCGGAAGCCACGCATGCTACTGTCAAGAGTGCCGTAAAAGATTTGTGCTTGCAACGCGATTGCGAATTGATGAATGGCCCGCCGCTGTTTTACCGAAGACTGGGATTTACAGTGACAAGTATGTTGAGTGGCGGACGCAGCAAATTACGCGCTTGGTTCGCTTACTCCACAAGCGGGGACGCGAGGCGAACCCTAATCTCAAAATTTCTACGGCAGTCTTTGGAGGTTATCCAGCATGTGTAACCTCTATTGGACAGGATTGGATCGCATGGGCAAAAGCCGGTTATGTCGATTTCGTGTGTCCGATGAATTATACTGAAGATACAAACTATTTCACAGAATTGCTTACCAATCAACTTACGCTGATGCCTAAAGAGGTTGCGGTTTATCCCGGTATCGGTGCGACTGCTTCTAATTCGCTACTTACACCAGATGCGGTGGTTGAGCAGATTTACCTCTCACGCTCCTTGGGGGCTTCAGGATGGACGATTTTTGACTATTCCGTTGACATTTCTGGGACTGTGTTACCTGCTCTCGGAATGGGTGTCGCGAAGTCCAAAGCAAAACCATCGCATGCTTCTTCTCGTCTGAATCAGGATTTTCAGGATTAA
- a CDS encoding phytanoyl-CoA dioxygenase family protein, producing the protein MANSPILKGEPFSEEKTKQIAEQFFRDGFVHIPGVLTDGEVAALRDKSDEFFADPELMEITNPELADVRYIQMGAHAESKETLPFILRNTIELDPIFRDMLLREPILSLAEAIVGENCKFCGQNVLRNLPGLSIDTWHVDGSVHFPVTEDMPRHDPRLRMPVMWFTVQMALNDIDTIEEGPTQYVRGSHYSGRHPNNQENPEFEGNKPVSIFCKAGDIYLQDPQCWHRGAPNLSNKTRYIIQSQYAAYWAYWRFSLCNGVPVPEEVLQNADDRLINLLGRPRVSALN; encoded by the coding sequence ATGGCAAACAGTCCAATACTCAAAGGTGAGCCTTTTAGCGAAGAGAAAACGAAACAGATTGCTGAACAATTCTTCCGTGATGGATTCGTACATATTCCGGGGGTGCTGACCGATGGAGAGGTCGCCGCACTACGGGATAAGTCTGACGAATTTTTCGCGGATCCGGAACTTATGGAAATAACGAATCCAGAATTGGCGGATGTCAGGTATATCCAAATGGGGGCGCATGCTGAATCCAAGGAAACGCTACCCTTCATTTTACGGAACACGATTGAACTCGACCCAATCTTCCGGGATATGCTCCTCCGTGAACCAATTCTAAGTTTGGCAGAGGCGATCGTCGGTGAGAACTGCAAGTTTTGTGGGCAAAATGTGCTTCGGAATCTCCCCGGTCTCTCGATTGACACGTGGCATGTTGATGGCTCAGTGCACTTCCCCGTTACCGAAGATATGCCGCGCCACGATCCGCGCCTACGGATGCCTGTGATGTGGTTTACTGTCCAGATGGCGTTGAACGATATCGATACAATCGAGGAGGGACCGACGCAATACGTGCGCGGCAGCCATTACTCTGGCAGACATCCGAACAATCAGGAGAACCCAGAATTTGAAGGGAATAAACCTGTCTCTATTTTCTGCAAGGCGGGCGACATCTACCTACAGGACCCACAGTGTTGGCACCGCGGCGCACCAAACCTTTCCAATAAGACCCGTTACATTATACAATCGCAGTACGCAGCGTACTGGGCATATTGGCGATTCAGTCTTTGCAACGGTGTACCTGTGCCTGAAGAGGTGCTGCAAAATGCGGATGATCGGTTAATAAATCTCTTAGGACGACCGCGTGTGAGTGCCTTGAATTAG
- a CDS encoding sulfatase-like hydrolase/transferase, giving the protein MHTPGPNLLYIHSDQHNPYVTGCYGDRLVQTPHLDNLAAEGVVFENVYCPSPICVPSRMSMLSGRYPYENAVWTNSHVLDSGIPTFAHAMGAAGYQPMLIGRMHALGPDQLHGYTDRLVGDHGPNYHGGRGVDHGELSGTAGPARVSLEKSGAGQSAYQVHDEDVTAATVDYLNRLGVQKRAGLLDTPFSISVGFMLPHQPFVARQEDYQLYDGRMTMPQNPEPFSEALHPYFQWWREKCGIIEVSDAEIIRARTAYWALVTRMDVMIGQILGALRENGLDENALILYSSDHGEQVGEHGLWWKQTFYEHSVKVPAILSWRGTLPEGVRCDRVVSSLDLNATMLDALGAPPLPHSRGRSTLPLLRGEDTDWEDIAFSEYCTDDGCYHRMVRDGDWKLNYYHGQPPQLFDVKEDPNELHDRADNPVCRDILVQLTEKVLDGWDPDWVAAQIKAKRADTQILGRWGRNTQPADQYRWSLLPEMDYLD; this is encoded by the coding sequence ATGCACACACCAGGTCCGAATCTGCTCTATATACATTCCGACCAGCACAACCCTTACGTAACCGGTTGTTACGGTGATCGGTTGGTCCAGACACCACATCTCGACAATCTTGCTGCCGAAGGCGTTGTGTTTGAAAACGTCTATTGCCCGTCTCCTATCTGTGTACCGTCTCGGATGTCAATGTTGAGCGGGCGTTACCCTTACGAGAACGCTGTGTGGACCAACAGCCATGTGCTTGATTCCGGGATTCCCACTTTTGCACATGCGATGGGCGCGGCGGGGTATCAGCCTATGCTTATCGGACGGATGCACGCACTCGGACCGGATCAATTACACGGGTACACTGACCGCCTCGTTGGGGACCACGGACCGAATTATCACGGTGGACGAGGGGTTGACCACGGTGAACTGTCTGGAACAGCCGGACCTGCGCGTGTCAGTCTTGAAAAATCTGGGGCGGGTCAGAGTGCGTATCAGGTTCACGATGAAGACGTGACTGCTGCAACAGTGGATTATCTCAATCGGCTCGGTGTTCAGAAACGGGCGGGACTTTTGGATACACCCTTTTCAATCTCCGTTGGGTTTATGTTGCCGCATCAACCTTTCGTTGCGAGGCAGGAGGATTATCAACTTTATGACGGGCGGATGACGATGCCCCAAAATCCTGAACCCTTTTCAGAAGCGTTGCATCCCTACTTCCAGTGGTGGCGTGAGAAGTGTGGGATTATTGAGGTTTCCGATGCGGAGATTATCCGCGCGCGCACGGCGTATTGGGCGTTGGTAACTCGGATGGACGTGATGATTGGGCAGATTTTGGGGGCACTCCGAGAAAACGGGTTGGATGAGAACGCCCTGATCCTCTATAGCTCGGATCACGGCGAGCAGGTCGGTGAGCATGGGCTTTGGTGGAAACAGACATTTTATGAGCATTCAGTGAAGGTCCCTGCAATTTTGTCGTGGCGCGGCACTTTACCGGAAGGCGTGCGATGCGATCGCGTTGTCAGTTCATTGGATTTGAATGCGACGATGCTTGATGCACTTGGGGCACCTCCGTTACCGCATTCCCGTGGACGAAGCACTTTACCGCTTCTCCGTGGTGAGGATACAGATTGGGAGGACATCGCCTTCTCTGAATACTGTACCGATGACGGCTGCTACCATCGGATGGTTCGAGACGGAGATTGGAAACTTAATTATTATCACGGGCAACCGCCGCAGCTTTTCGACGTTAAAGAAGATCCAAACGAGTTACATGACCGCGCAGATAATCCAGTGTGCCGAGACATCTTAGTGCAATTGACTGAGAAGGTCCTGGATGGTTGGGACCCAGATTGGGTCGCAGCGCAAATAAAAGCAAAGCGCGCGGACACACAAATTCTCGGTCGTTGGGGACGAAATACACAACCAGCAGATCAATACCGTTGGAGTCTGCTACCAGAAATGGATTATCTGGATTGA
- a CDS encoding tetratricopeptide repeat protein, translating to MQTERQSDTSALAEYDEAIRINPNSAEAYFNRGLARASLDQDPSAIADYDAAIRLNPDVAEAYFHRACLRDYLAPRESVMVARHATLRSAITDFDEAIRIGLDPSLLPHAYYRRGKAKYNLNRYEAAIVDFDEALRLNPNDPESLDGRKDAEGILNFYEEGITHFDEIIHQNPNDIRTYKTRGETNGFLGRMQEAKVDFQKILELAIDTDIIAETEKHLQELGNPDYWQQYSWHVQ from the coding sequence ATGCAAACTGAAAGACAATCTGACACGTCCGCACTCGCTGAATACGATGAAGCTATTCGGATTAATCCAAATTCCGCTGAAGCCTACTTCAATCGGGGGCTTGCGAGGGCTTCGTTAGATCAAGATCCATCTGCCATTGCTGACTACGATGCAGCAATCCGACTCAACCCAGATGTTGCCGAAGCGTATTTCCATCGGGCATGTCTGAGGGACTACTTAGCACCACGCGAGTCTGTGATGGTTGCTCGTCATGCAACACTTCGTTCTGCAATTACTGACTTTGACGAAGCAATACGAATAGGTCTTGATCCGTCCTTACTCCCTCACGCCTATTACAGGCGAGGAAAAGCGAAATATAATTTGAACCGATATGAAGCGGCTATCGTTGATTTTGATGAAGCTCTCAGGCTCAATCCAAATGATCCTGAAAGTCTTGATGGACGAAAGGACGCAGAAGGAATCCTGAATTTTTACGAAGAAGGGATCACTCATTTTGATGAGATAATCCATCAGAACCCCAATGACATCAGAACCTACAAAACTCGGGGTGAAACAAACGGATTCTTAGGACGAATGCAGGAAGCGAAAGTCGATTTTCAAAAAATATTGGAACTCGCCATTGACACAGACATCATAGCAGAAACAGAAAAGCACCTTCAGGAACTTGGCAACCCCGACTATTGGCAGCAATATAGTTGGCATGTACAGTAA
- a CDS encoding sulfatase-like hydrolase/transferase, translating into MAQRPNILFLMSDEHSPHAIGCEGNDIVQTPNLDQLAESGTYFESAYCQVPLCTPSRMCMLTGKHAHRCSAWNNGSILFPEHLTMPAHFAQHGYATALVGKMHFGGKEQSNGFQSRPYGDLRGYAGHQTDPLKTPSGKRPRTRLAGITEIPTSMLQERVINTETLEYLRSQSSEQPWFLLASYSRPHFPLTAPKRLLDKYWPDNIDMPNIPEGHLEQTHPFAKGLRDNFNTEEIPPEEARKARAAYYACCEFLDETVGDLLALLERDGFLDNTIIVYTTDHGEMAGEHGQWWKSSYYEAAARVPLIVWDNQLQQSHGSRVTAPVELNDLFPTLCTRAGIPIPEGLDGADLTNLMSGNAEGWRNTAITEYWSNQTTGPMRMLRTPRHKYVAFPEDESILFDLKKDPDEFENLAGQADYSELEASLHERLMNGFSWEKVAEQMEVDKVRSQDFKEPWGQGTPNQYTLPDGRVVDAETCLYRPSVRDES; encoded by the coding sequence ATGGCTCAAAGACCGAATATTCTCTTCTTGATGAGTGACGAACATAGTCCGCACGCTATAGGCTGTGAAGGCAATGACATTGTCCAAACACCGAATCTTGATCAACTCGCCGAATCTGGAACCTATTTTGAAAGTGCTTATTGCCAGGTACCGCTCTGCACCCCTTCCCGAATGTGTATGCTAACAGGAAAACACGCCCATCGATGTTCGGCGTGGAATAACGGCTCCATCCTGTTTCCTGAACACCTCACGATGCCCGCACATTTCGCACAGCACGGCTATGCGACTGCGCTCGTTGGGAAGATGCACTTCGGTGGAAAAGAACAGAGCAACGGGTTTCAGTCTCGACCTTACGGCGACCTGCGCGGATATGCCGGACATCAAACGGATCCATTGAAGACTCCATCTGGGAAACGCCCGCGAACACGATTGGCAGGAATCACTGAAATCCCGACAAGCATGCTGCAAGAACGGGTTATCAATACAGAAACGCTTGAATACTTAAGGTCCCAATCGTCAGAACAGCCGTGGTTCCTGCTTGCAAGTTACAGTCGTCCACATTTCCCTCTCACGGCACCCAAACGGCTTCTTGATAAGTATTGGCCCGATAATATAGATATGCCTAACATTCCAGAAGGACATTTGGAACAAACACACCCCTTCGCGAAAGGTTTACGGGACAACTTCAACACAGAGGAAATCCCGCCCGAAGAAGCCCGAAAAGCGCGAGCGGCATACTACGCCTGTTGTGAATTCCTTGACGAGACCGTTGGAGATCTGCTCGCACTTTTAGAACGCGATGGCTTTTTGGATAATACTATTATTGTCTATACGACAGATCACGGTGAGATGGCGGGTGAACACGGACAGTGGTGGAAATCCAGTTACTACGAGGCAGCGGCGCGGGTACCTTTAATCGTCTGGGACAATCAGCTCCAACAATCACACGGCTCACGAGTGACAGCACCTGTTGAACTGAATGACCTCTTCCCAACGCTATGTACCAGAGCCGGTATTCCTATCCCTGAGGGTTTAGACGGTGCAGACCTGACGAACCTTATGTCCGGTAATGCCGAGGGGTGGCGCAACACTGCAATCACCGAATACTGGTCGAACCAGACTACAGGACCGATGCGTATGCTCCGAACGCCTCGCCATAAATACGTCGCCTTTCCTGAAGACGAATCTATTCTCTTTGATTTGAAAAAAGACCCGGATGAATTTGAGAACCTCGCAGGACAAGCGGACTATAGCGAATTAGAGGCATCCCTACATGAGCGGCTCATGAATGGTTTCTCATGGGAAAAGGTCGCAGAGCAGATGGAAGTTGATAAAGTGCGAAGCCAAGATTTCAAGGAACCGTGGGGTCAAGGCACGCCGAATCAGTATACATTACCTGATGGTCGTGTTGTCGATGCTGAAACTTGTCTCTATCGTCCTTCAGTGCGAGACGAAAGTTAA
- a CDS encoding phytanoyl-CoA dioxygenase family protein, with translation MELTQQEIQLFRHNGFIKFPTQLSKDHVEALKATALKDMADAVEPVARQGDRIIRISAVWQRGGIFQETITCDEILNPLESLLGSNIEFVLNRHNHVYLRDAGSTHSLELHRDVRHWSRTIATVLIYLEETNLENGCTRVVPGSHHLPAFAHLKDEAIEQIAASQSIPLPMPAGGLLAIDSMIIHSAGINRTDRTRMSMTLGYHSADELASGDNPKKVLVRGTRPYRGNDLY, from the coding sequence ATGGAACTCACTCAGCAGGAAATTCAACTGTTTCGGCACAACGGCTTCATTAAATTTCCGACGCAACTCTCTAAAGATCATGTAGAGGCACTTAAAGCAACGGCGTTGAAAGACATGGCAGATGCCGTGGAGCCTGTGGCACGACAAGGCGACAGGATTATCCGAATTTCTGCTGTTTGGCAGCGCGGCGGTATCTTCCAGGAGACCATCACTTGCGATGAAATTCTCAACCCGTTGGAATCATTATTGGGCTCAAATATAGAATTTGTTCTGAATCGTCACAATCACGTCTATCTTCGAGACGCAGGTTCGACGCATTCGCTTGAGCTCCATCGCGATGTCCGCCACTGGTCCCGGACGATTGCAACTGTCCTCATCTATTTGGAAGAAACAAATTTAGAAAACGGCTGCACGCGAGTTGTCCCAGGGTCGCACCACCTACCTGCTTTTGCACACCTTAAAGATGAAGCGATTGAGCAAATTGCAGCGAGCCAATCCATTCCGTTACCGATGCCAGCAGGCGGTTTGCTCGCTATTGACAGCATGATAATCCACTCGGCTGGAATCAATCGCACAGATAGGACGCGGATGAGTATGACGCTCGGATACCACAGTGCAGACGAACTCGCGTCGGGAGATAATCCAAAGAAGGTGCTTGTCCGCGGTACGCGACCTTACCGCGGAAATGATTTGTATTGA
- a CDS encoding HIT family protein: MSRTLARFEMPIWDPCPFCELAAGRSEIRHIIDATEKTLTFINKRQFEIGQLLVIPRRHAPTILDLTDDEAVEIMNKVRTAAKALIETFNPDGITVYQNNGVTSLQEVPHFHVHVVPRRKSSDWGSGPPHIAALQPENLEMKRKVTVSWKRAEEIASLVKLNFKTQ; encoded by the coding sequence ATGAGCCGTACCCTTGCCCGATTTGAGATGCCGATATGGGATCCTTGTCCATTTTGCGAGTTAGCCGCTGGACGTAGCGAAATCAGACATATCATCGACGCAACTGAAAAGACGCTTACGTTCATCAACAAAAGGCAATTTGAAATCGGGCAATTGCTGGTGATTCCGCGCCGACACGCTCCAACAATTCTCGACCTGACAGACGATGAAGCCGTTGAAATTATGAATAAGGTACGAACAGCCGCTAAAGCCTTGATTGAAACTTTCAATCCAGATGGCATCACCGTTTATCAGAATAACGGTGTAACGAGTTTGCAGGAGGTTCCGCACTTTCACGTTCATGTCGTCCCGCGTCGAAAATCCAGTGATTGGGGTAGTGGACCACCACATATCGCGGCACTACAGCCCGAAAACTTAGAGATGAAGCGGAAAGTAACAGTCTCTTGGAAGCGCGCAGAAGAAATCGCATCTCTTGTAAAATTGAATTTTAAAACACAATAA
- a CDS encoding N-acetylmuramoyl-L-alanine amidase — protein MKTYCSYLLVLSLMVLFGCMSMPNYKEAAQRHSAYTSEQTYATAAEWRALISEFQKIIDADPQGQMADDAQYAIASSWAWSIKAGDTQAPWLAIQAFQELIHIYPTSQYVPQAHYWLGRCYDYVGDDYQAITQYQLVENRYPNSEVSDPARLELARVYTRQGYLTRAKVLYHNLIRSSTNQEIVVAAAEELQPLKTQQEPIVLPPSENEVHVQAQPQSKPKPKGEVQVQPQQKPQPEPGPKNEVRVQVQPEPKSEVQVQVRSQPKPRPRLGQEPAAPIIGTKPLVPESLTREFGLTAKTIVIDPGHGGKDPGAFGGNTRKERTIVLSISKKLREILTQRGYTVLMTRDTNRFIPLRDRTAFAIQHKADLFLSIHANGSESSKARGIETYYLDVASTDKASEIIAARENADSGYSIQELEKLLKGIIQESKSEDSRRLAGYVQQALVQATGAIDRGVKHARFVVLIGTNVPAVLIETGFVSNPTEGRKLTTPAYQHKIATAIAEGIDRFLGKRHETSRVEKRTRKLASKNFERYR, from the coding sequence ATGAAAACGTATTGTTCTTACCTGCTGGTCCTATCTTTGATGGTGTTGTTTGGGTGTATGAGCATGCCCAATTATAAGGAGGCGGCACAGCGTCATTCTGCGTACACGAGCGAACAGACGTATGCCACCGCTGCCGAATGGCGTGCGCTCATTTCAGAATTTCAGAAAATTATTGACGCGGATCCCCAAGGTCAAATGGCAGATGATGCACAATACGCCATCGCTTCCAGTTGGGCCTGGAGCATCAAAGCTGGCGACACCCAAGCACCGTGGCTGGCAATCCAAGCATTCCAAGAACTAATTCACATCTATCCTACCTCGCAATATGTGCCGCAAGCACACTATTGGTTAGGGCGTTGCTACGACTATGTCGGCGACGATTATCAAGCTATCACGCAATATCAGCTTGTGGAAAATCGCTATCCAAACTCTGAAGTATCTGACCCTGCTCGGTTGGAATTAGCTCGTGTTTATACGAGACAAGGTTACCTCACACGTGCTAAAGTGCTTTATCATAATCTCATAAGGTCTTCAACCAATCAGGAAATCGTTGTCGCTGCCGCTGAGGAGCTACAGCCACTCAAAACCCAACAAGAGCCGATAGTGTTACCACCGTCTGAAAATGAGGTTCACGTACAAGCGCAACCGCAGTCAAAACCGAAACCAAAGGGTGAGGTTCAAGTACAACCGCAACAAAAACCACAACCAGAACCGGGACCAAAAAACGAAGTTCGAGTCCAAGTACAACCGGAACCAAAAAGTGAGGTTCAAGTACAAGTTCGATCACAACCAAAACCGAGACCAAGACTGGGACAGGAACCCGCGGCACCGATTATCGGTACAAAACCGTTAGTTCCCGAATCATTGACGCGTGAGTTTGGGTTAACCGCGAAAACGATAGTTATTGATCCCGGTCATGGAGGAAAGGATCCCGGAGCATTCGGTGGTAATACCCGGAAAGAGAGGACTATTGTTCTCAGCATCTCGAAAAAGCTTCGCGAGATTTTAACGCAAAGAGGCTACACTGTGCTGATGACACGTGATACCAATCGTTTCATTCCGCTTAGGGACCGCACTGCGTTTGCGATTCAACACAAGGCGGATCTCTTTCTGAGCATTCATGCCAATGGTAGTGAGAGTTCTAAAGCAAGGGGTATCGAAACCTATTATCTGGATGTCGCCAGTACGGACAAAGCATCGGAAATTATAGCCGCGCGCGAGAATGCAGACTCTGGCTACAGTATCCAAGAATTGGAAAAGTTACTGAAAGGGATAATACAAGAGAGCAAAAGTGAGGATAGCAGGCGTTTGGCGGGATACGTCCAGCAGGCATTGGTGCAGGCTACCGGGGCGATTGACCGCGGGGTCAAACACGCGCGATTTGTTGTTTTGATCGGAACAAACGTGCCTGCTGTTCTCATTGAGACCGGATTTGTGTCGAATCCGACAGAAGGACGGAAGCTCACAACACCGGCATATCAGCATAAGATCGCCACTGCTATCGCCGAAGGCATTGATAGGTTCTTGGGGAAGAGACATGAGACATCTCGCGTTGAAAAGCGAACCCGAAAGCTTGCATCGAAAAATTTTGAGAGGTACAGGTAA
- a CDS encoding VOC family protein, with product MAFLRHIALRTKDMEASRRFYETIGFAFVGYRGRGGLDLSDGTLNMTILQYNGTERPPFEEGTEFIHFGIIVEDLPSIYNTLRDGGFELIMDNVKKGDEIDDNKPPERSFKVADPDGNVVDITCAKDEWRGVSV from the coding sequence ATGGCATTTTTGAGACACATCGCCCTACGGACGAAGGATATGGAAGCCTCCCGTCGTTTTTATGAAACCATCGGTTTTGCGTTTGTAGGATATCGAGGACGCGGTGGGTTAGACCTCTCGGACGGCACGCTGAACATGACGATCCTCCAATACAACGGGACAGAACGTCCACCGTTTGAGGAAGGCACAGAGTTTATCCACTTCGGTATCATTGTTGAAGATTTACCGAGCATTTACAACACCCTTCGGGACGGTGGTTTTGAATTGATTATGGATAACGTGAAAAAAGGAGATGAAATCGACGATAATAAACCGCCAGAACGTTCCTTCAAGGTTGCTGATCCTGATGGAAATGTTGTCGATATTACATGTGCGAAGGACGAATGGCGTGGCGTGTCGGTCTAA